DNA sequence from the Chitinophaga flava genome:
ATCAACGTTGCCCGTAACGACTTTAACGATGCGGTAAACGGATACAACAGTAATGTTCGTAGTTTCCCTACCAATTTGATAGCTGGCATCACCGGCTTCAAACAGAAAGGTTACTTTGAAGCACAGGCTGGCGCTGAGAAAGCACCGGAAGTAAAATTCTAGGATTAATATTCTGATGTATAGTATGATGGGTGATTTAAAAACAATCACCCATCATCCCAACAAAATATAATAGCATGCGTCTATTCCCTTTTAAAAAGAGAGAGATTTTTTCCGAAACGGATAAAAACAGACTGGTGCAGGCTATCCGGGTAGCTGAAAGGCTTACATCGGGCGAAATCAGGTTATTTGTAGAAAACCATTGCAGTTACGTAAATCCCATGGACCGCGCAAAGGAAGCCTTCGTTTCCCTGGGCATGGAGAAAACCAAACAACGCAATGGAGTATTGGTATATGTGGCTCTTAAAGACCATCAGTTTGCCATTCTGGGCGACCAGGGCATTCATGATAAAGTGGGCGACGATTTCTGGCAGCAGGAGGCTTCACTCCTTAAAAGCCACTTCCAGAACA
Encoded proteins:
- a CDS encoding TPM domain-containing protein — its product is MRLFPFKKREIFSETDKNRLVQAIRVAERLTSGEIRLFVENHCSYVNPMDRAKEAFVSLGMEKTKQRNGVLVYVALKDHQFAILGDQGIHDKVGDDFWQQEASLLKSHFQNSHIIEGIEECIREIGESLRTYFPHEAGDTNELPDDIVFNI